The Aliiroseovarius pelagivivens genome contains a region encoding:
- a CDS encoding type II secretion system F family protein: MQSIIDFLTEQLGPAGPILALGGAGIVLVVITLPFVLRKQVDPLDKIKELREGNTKRSEKADLRVAKGSTKLEKYSAFLEPQDAAEYSAVQLKLLQAGYPGKNAVQTYHFLQFALGIGLLAFGVFLTILKTANGQEMTTQARVLWILLPGVCGYMLPKYWVTRRVEERKEEIINGFPDALDMMLVCVEAGQSLDQAILRVAKEIRPSYPALADEFSIVSNEMKAGKDRVQVLRDMSDRSGVPDVASFVTVMIQSSTFGTSIAEALRVYAGEMRDKRVMRAEEKANKLPTKMTLATMMLTVPPLLIILIGPSVYEIYLTLKNVSF, from the coding sequence ATGCAATCCATTATCGACTTTCTGACTGAACAGCTTGGACCCGCGGGACCAATTCTAGCCCTTGGTGGTGCTGGCATTGTCTTGGTCGTCATCACGTTGCCCTTCGTCCTGCGCAAGCAGGTTGATCCACTGGACAAAATCAAAGAGCTGCGAGAGGGCAACACGAAACGCTCCGAGAAGGCTGACCTGCGTGTTGCTAAGGGCTCAACGAAGCTGGAGAAGTATTCAGCGTTCCTCGAACCTCAAGACGCTGCCGAGTACTCTGCGGTGCAACTTAAACTGCTTCAGGCAGGCTATCCGGGTAAAAACGCGGTTCAGACATACCACTTTTTGCAGTTTGCACTGGGTATTGGCCTTTTGGCGTTTGGCGTGTTCTTGACCATCCTGAAGACTGCCAATGGTCAGGAAATGACCACACAGGCCCGCGTTCTGTGGATCCTGTTGCCGGGCGTCTGCGGATACATGTTGCCGAAATACTGGGTTACCCGCCGTGTAGAAGAGCGCAAGGAAGAGATCATCAACGGTTTTCCCGACGCCCTAGACATGATGCTGGTTTGCGTTGAAGCGGGCCAATCCCTTGATCAGGCAATCTTGCGTGTCGCTAAGGAAATTCGCCCGTCCTATCCTGCTCTGGCAGATGAATTCTCGATCGTTTCGAACGAGATGAAGGCTGGTAAAGACCGTGTTCAGGTTTTGCGAGACATGTCCGATCGTTCGGGCGTGCCGGACGTGGCCAGCTTTGTGACCGTGATGATCCAGTCCTCGACATTCGGTACGTCCATCGCCGAAGCCCTTCGGGTTTATGCCGGCGAGATGCGGGACAAGCGCGTTATGCGCGCAGAAGAAAAAGCCAACAAGCTGCCAACCAAGATGACGCTGGCAACAATGATGCTGACCGTGCCGCCACTGCTGATCATTCTGATCGGCCCTTCTGTTTACGAGATCTACCTAACCCTCAAAAACGTCAGCTTCTGA
- a CDS encoding type II secretion system F family protein, with protein sequence MTISAEPIIYGLIFLAVLLLVEGIYLTLFGKSISLNSRVNRRLDMLEKGAAREEVLEKLRKEMSQHVKAQGIPFYSLLATKAQKAALAFTPAQLVIIMAGLSVFAFFGLSVATAAGLPVRIGVSIVMGVGGVFFWVSNKAKKRMSMIEEQLPDAVELMVRSLRVGHPFTSAVQIVAKEVPDPLGTEMGLIADESAYGRDVGEALANMAERMDNQDMRFLAVAVTIQQTSGGNLAEILDGLAKVIRSRFRLFRRVRAITSEAKWSGNFLSGFPLVALVMINLIQPNYYDDVRETSYFIPACLVVGGFLIANIIVMRMLVNIKV encoded by the coding sequence ATGACGATCTCTGCCGAACCTATTATCTATGGTTTGATCTTTCTAGCAGTCTTGCTGCTGGTCGAAGGTATCTATCTGACTCTGTTCGGGAAATCTATTAGCCTGAATAGCCGCGTCAACCGACGCCTCGACATGCTTGAAAAGGGCGCTGCCCGCGAAGAAGTACTGGAAAAGCTTCGCAAGGAGATGAGCCAGCACGTCAAGGCTCAGGGGATTCCTTTCTATTCGCTTTTGGCCACCAAGGCGCAAAAGGCCGCGTTGGCCTTCACTCCGGCGCAATTGGTCATCATCATGGCTGGCCTGTCGGTCTTTGCCTTTTTCGGACTGAGCGTCGCGACAGCCGCCGGCCTGCCCGTACGCATTGGTGTTTCAATCGTGATGGGCGTTGGCGGTGTGTTTTTCTGGGTGAGCAACAAAGCCAAAAAGCGGATGTCGATGATCGAAGAACAACTGCCAGATGCCGTTGAGCTTATGGTGCGTTCGCTACGGGTCGGTCACCCGTTCACGTCAGCCGTACAGATCGTTGCCAAGGAAGTTCCAGATCCGCTGGGCACCGAGATGGGCCTGATCGCCGACGAAAGCGCCTATGGGCGCGATGTGGGCGAGGCGCTGGCCAACATGGCCGAACGGATGGACAACCAGGATATGCGCTTCTTGGCGGTCGCTGTAACGATCCAGCAAACCTCGGGTGGTAACCTAGCCGAGATTTTGGACGGTCTGGCCAAGGTGATCCGATCGCGCTTTCGTCTGTTTCGCCGGGTGCGCGCTATTACGTCTGAAGCCAAGTGGTCCGGCAACTTCCTGTCCGGCTTCCCACTTGTGGCGCTGGTCATGATCAATCTGATCCAGCCCAACTATTACGACGACGTACGCGAGACATCCTATTTCATTCCGGCATGCCTTGTCGTTGGCGGCTTCCTAATCGCCAACATCATCGTGATGCGTATGCTTGTGAACATCAAAGTCTAG
- a CDS encoding tetratricopeptide repeat protein, with protein MFTSAMLLAACENNATGFEFAPDSPYAPGTFGGLDNSVDGLTVGHRLTAAGEHELALKAYKRAAAEQGITVDVLSAIGSANLQLGRLGQAEKLLRKATQMDVNFAPAWNNLGVVLMETGQVNEAARVFQIAFGLDRGQSAEIRENLRLALANQSNPDYDPANNDTFSLVRRGSGDYLLLSEI; from the coding sequence ATGTTCACATCGGCCATGTTGTTGGCCGCGTGCGAGAACAACGCAACTGGATTTGAGTTCGCTCCTGACAGCCCATATGCCCCTGGTACTTTCGGCGGGCTGGACAACTCGGTCGATGGGTTGACAGTCGGTCACCGACTGACCGCTGCTGGCGAGCACGAACTTGCCTTAAAGGCCTATAAACGTGCCGCGGCTGAGCAAGGCATCACTGTCGATGTGCTGTCAGCCATCGGGTCGGCAAACTTGCAGCTTGGCCGTCTGGGTCAAGCCGAGAAGTTGCTGCGCAAAGCCACACAGATGGATGTGAATTTTGCGCCTGCATGGAACAATCTGGGCGTTGTGTTGATGGAAACCGGTCAGGTCAACGAAGCCGCCCGCGTTTTCCAAATCGCATTTGGTCTAGATCGTGGCCAATCTGCCGAAATTCGAGAGAATTTACGCCTTGCGCTCGCCAATCAAAGCAATCCGGACTATGATCCAGCCAATAATGATACATTTTCGCTGGTTCGGAGAGGTTCGGGTGACTACCTGCTTCTGTCCGAAATCTAG